A region from the Linepithema humile isolate Giens D197 chromosome 1, Lhum_UNIL_v1.0, whole genome shotgun sequence genome encodes:
- the Arms gene encoding kinase D-interacting substrate of 220 kDa isoform X4: MSHLRLKTKVLSDKTYKHVTATRECCRNQFSLLKGRPQNIVHRLEHRFHETLHRTDSMVSLCYRSLASYITDDNLAGLQSFLENKRVQVDDRDENGSTALILAATKGKIHFVRELINHGADVNAEDADNWTALLCAAKEGHAEICLELLEHGADLEHRDMGGWTALMWATYKGRSATVTMLLSRGADVNAHGNFHISSLLWAAGRGYTDIVKDLIAHGAKVNVGDKYGTTALVWASRKGNVEIVDILLKAGANVDTAGMYSWTALLVATLGNHVEVVLLLLEHKPNVNALDKDGCTALAIACREGHHEIASALLNAGAYVNIQDRAGDTNLIHAVKGGHRGVVESLLKKYADVDIAGKDKKTATYIAVEKGNIPILKLLLNANPDLEIATKDGDTPLLRAVRSRNAEIVQLLLDKKAKVSAMDKKGDTVLHVAMRARSKAIVEILLRNPKNSQLLYRPNRQGETPYNIDVNHPKTILGQIFGARRLNTNEDNENMLGYDLYSSALADILSEPSLSTPITVGLYAKWGSGKSFLLNKLREEMKNFARQWIDPVFQFSSLLFLVVAHISLLVGITIGLLLQSWIIGLSCGISLLVIVYIFLILVWYANKRYDWYWSYNLTMALTTKLNALKLLLQVIFCHPPGGQCHDGIAVQPIKFYFTDQTRVGTTAAGENAVVQMVGSLYDSVENDFGSLSTRLYRAFRPKPDKSTTTWKWRRLCCLPYIVIFEFCFCSLLVGVSVLTVYLIDISSDKPTIERVTAHIIMITIALILAIGIIANLYTWSRTLQALVFSQRRHLQRSISKLETLKSEGFIQTLRSEVSLMTEMVKCLDSFMAQQSRLVIIVDGLDSCEQDKVLLVLDAIQALFSDNGYPFVVILAIDPHIIAKAVEVNSRRLFSESNIGGHDYLRNMVHLPFYLQNSGLRKVKVAQQTAQYYKKTAWTEAEESVTYTATSTMHHSVSNRRLSTESAIMNSNEKLKPQTRKGSRKLRLSESIASSIGSNLNRLGGAQDLNKMLLTDDYFSDVNPRSMRRLMNVVYVTGRLLKAFQVDFNWYHLASWINITEQWPFRTSWLILHYDMYEESLDDNMSLKSLYDKVRPQIPVLKEVQPLLEMDRDERKLDVFLTFHRSSLHVSDMKIFLPFTINLDPYIKKKIKEEQQSVEEDASLLYKQNNVWHGAPIDQWHPQRAVNRHMKLTKQPSLGSVPPTPSWGYQPSFEWQVPPAWMHMPPMEPAPKPLSATTALPSEILETKLSSLPVSGICDLIDKIESLNPAQAPVYKQVIKDNNINGRVLLHCDLQELKKVFKMAFGDWELFRMVIASLREMELSSFTYEEGPRSVRFTVGAEQLLRKDHPLQNNSIRVPTHVEKEKGTSRPDGSTRRDQNKQSIMEKQVTLEEQMICGALQTLNEEACEDVLDVPSPAVAPATDSLSSGPVASSIQDTEYVLLQASPLFHWMPINDEPGGSSDESSHDSTVFLQRTNSQRSITSQRSTKSACSHKPLKRTGSNTSTRPSSLFVSPPPSPKPASRSKSTDDRYMGNNIPLKTTPLASSASKKRRSISTLSDEVVIPVPVPTSSLEKLSKLKDRLIGTTPMGSAAPGGESDDESTPLVSELSTPTHSQSDSVFRHDCSAETSSSPSSNRSLPRDGERSVDLDYSDTVSLVVRESSYIKPPSRQDGVDWDNPETPV, encoded by the exons ACATTGCATCGGACTGACTCGATGGTATCGCTTTGTTACCGATCGCTTGCGAGCTACATCACAGATGATAATCTCGCCGGACTGCAGAGTTTTCTCGAAAACAAGCGAGTGCAGGTCGACGATAGAGATGAG AATGGTAGCACCGCCCTCATTCTCGCAGCAACTAAGGGAAAAATACACTTCGTCCGAGAACTCATCAATCATGGAGCGGACGTCAATGCTGAAGACGCG GATAACTGGACGGCGTTATTGTGCGCGGCGAAGGAGGGCCACGCCGAGATCTGTCTCGAGCTGTTGGAGCACGGCGCCGATCTGGAGCACCGAGACATG GGTGGCTGGACGGCGCTTATGTGGGCGACGTACAAGGGCAGGTCGGCAACGGTGACGATGCTGCTGTCGCGCGGGGCTGACGTCAACGCGCATGgaaattttcacatttccTCATTATTATGGGCCGCTGGCAGGGGTTATACTGATATAGTGAAAGATCTCATTGCTCACGGGGCGAAGGTCAATGTCGGCGACAAG TACGGCACTACGGCGCTTGTGTGGGCATCGCGCAAGGGAAACGTAGAAATTGTTGATATCCTTCTGAAGGCCGGAGCCAACGTTGACACGGCAGGCATG TACTCGTGGACCGCTCTGCTTGTGGCAACACTCGGCAATCACGTAGAAGTGGTGCTATTACTATTAGAACACAAGCCCAACGTGAACGCTCTAGACAAGGACGGTTGCACTGCCCTAGCGATAGCCTGCCGAGAAGGTCATCACGAAATAGCGAGCGCCCTTTTAAATGCCGGTGCTTACGTTAACATTCAGGATCGCGCCGGCGACACGAACCTGATCCACGCCGTTAAAGGCGGCCATCGGGGCGTGGTAGAATCATTACTAAAGAAATACGCTGACGTCGATATTGCCGGCAAG GATAAAAAAACCGCAACTTACATAGCAGTAGAGAAAGGCAATATACCGATACTCAAATTATTACTAAACGCTAACCCAGACCTGGAGATTGCCACGAAAGACGGCGACACGCCTTTATTACGGGCGGTGAGGTCGCGTAACGCCGAAATCGTGCAATTGCTTTTAGACAAGAAAGCCAAGGTCTCGGCTATGGACAAGAAGGGCGACACTGTACTGCACGTAGCGATGCGCGCGCGATCGAAAGCGATCGTCGAGATCCTACTGCGGAATCCAAAGAATAGCCAGTTATTGTACCGTCCGAACAGACAAGGCGAGACCCCGTACAACATCGACGTGAATCACCCCAAGACGATTCTTGGACAGATATTCGGCGCTC GGCGTTTAAATACTAATGAGGACAATGAGAACATGCTTGGTTACGATTTGTATAGCAGTGCGCTGGCGGATATCCTCAGTGAACCCTCGCTTTCCACTCCAATTACTGTCGGCCTTTACGCAAAGTGGGGTTCCGGGAAATCATTCCTACTGAACAAACTGAGAG AGGAAATGAAGAACTTTGCACGACAATGGATCGATCCAGTATTTCAATTCTCTTCCTTGCTCTTTCTAGTAGTAGCACACATATCCTTATTGGTGGGCATCACAATAGGTCTCTTATTACAGTCGTGGATCATCGGTCTCTCGTGTGGGATAAGTCTATTAGttattgtttacatttttctgataCTCGTTTGGTACGCCAACAAGAG GTACGATTGGTACTGGTCGTACAATCTAACAATGGCGCTCACCACCAAGCTAAACGCGTTGAAATTACTGCTGCAAGTGATCTTCTGCCACCCACCGGGCGGTCAGTGTCACGACGGCATAGCGGTGCAGCCGATCAAGTTTTACTTCACCGATCAAACTCGCGTGGGCACGACGGCTGCTGGCGAGAACGCGGTTGTACAGATGGTCGGCTCGCTGTACGACTCCGTTGAGAATGACTTCGGTTCCTTGTCCACCAGACTGTACAGAGCATTTAGACCGAAACCGGATAAGTCGACTACAACGTGGAAGTGGAGGCGCCTGTGCTGCTTGCCGTATATAGTCATCTTCGAGTTCTGCTTCTGCAGCTTGCTCGTCGGTGTCTCTGTACTCACTGTGTACCTCATAGATATTTCGAGCGATAA aCCCACGATAGAACGAGTCACCGCTCACATTATTATGATAACAATTGCCTTGATCTTGGCCATCGGTATAATAGCGAATCTATACACGTGGAGCAGAACGCTGCAGGCGTTAGTTTTTTCGCAGAGGAGACACCTTCAGCGCAGTATCTCGAAATTGGAGACCCTAAAGAGCGAAGGATTTATTCAGACTCTGCGAAGTGAAGTCAGTCTGATGACGGAGATG GTCAAGTGTTTAGATAGTTTCATGGCTCAACAAAGTAGACTAGTCATAATAGTGGACGGTTTGGACAGTTGCGAGCAGGACAAAGTTCTGCTGGTTTTGGACGCCATACAGGCCTTATTTAGCGATAACGGGTATCCCTTTGTCGTAATACTAGCGATTGACCCACACATTATAGCTAAG GCGGTAGAAGTAAATAGCAGACGACTATTCTCGGAATCCAATATCGGCGGTCACGATTACTTGCGTAACATGGTGCATCTGCCGTTCTACTTGCAAAACAGCGGCTTACGTAAAGTCAAGGTCGCGCAACAGACTGCTCAATACTACAAGAAGACGGCGTGGACGGAGGCCGAAGAGAGCGTCACTTACACCGCGACCAGCACCATGCATCACTCGGTATCCAACAGGAGACTCAGCACGGAATCGGCCATAATGAACAGCAACGAGAAGCTGAAACCTCAAACCAGAAAGGGCAGCAGAAAGCTGCGATTGAGCGAGTCGATCGCCAGCAGTATCGGCAGCAACTTGAATCGGCTGGGCGGCGCGCAAGATCTCAATAAGATGCTGCTCACCGACGATTACTTCAGCGACGTGAATCCCCGCAGTATGAGAAGATTGATGAACGTCGTTTACGTCACTG gaCGATTACTCAAAGCATTCCAAGTTGACTTCAACTGGTATCATCTGGCTAGTTGGATCAATATTACCGAGCAATGGCCTTTTAGGACATCCTGGCTCATTCTTCACTACGATATGTATGAAGAAAGTCTAGACGACAATATGTCGCTGAAGAGCCTTTACGATAA agtGCGACCACAAATTCCGGTGTTGAAAGAAGTGCAACCGCTTCTCGAAATGGATCGGGATGAGCGCAAGTTGGATGTCTTTCTCACTTTTCACCGGTCCAGTTTGCACGTCAGCGACATGAAGATATTCTTGCCGTTCACCATCAATCTGGATCCGTACATCAAGAAGAAGATAAAGGAGGAGCAGCAAAGCGTAGAGGAAGACGCGAGTCTGCTCTACAAACAAAACAATGTCTGGCACGGTGCTCCGATCGATCAATGGCACCCGCAAAGAGCCGTTAACCGACACATGAAACTTACTAAGCAACCGAGTTTGGGATCCGTGCCGCCAACGCCGTCGTGGGGTTACCAGCCGAGCTTCGAATGGCAGGTTCCGCCAGCTTGGATGCATATGCCTCCTATGGAACCGGCGCCGAAACCGCTCTCCGCAACAACCGCATTACCG TCCGAAATTCTGGAAACAAAACTCTCATCTCTACCGGTGAGCGGCATCTGCGATTTGATCGACAAGATCGAAAGTCTGAATCCGGCCCAGGCACCGGTGTACAAGCAAGTCATCAAAGACAACAACATTAACGGGCGAGTTTTGTTGCATTGCGATCTGCAAGAACTGAAAAAA gtaTTTAAGATGGCCTTTGGGGATTGGGAATTATTCCGTATGGTAATTGCATCGCTTCGAGAAATGGAACTTTCATCTTTTACGTATGAGGAGGGTCCCCGAAGCGTCCGGTTCACCGTAGGAGCTGAGCAACTTTTGCGTAAAG ATCACcctttacaaaataattcaatacgCGTGCCTACTCACgtggagaaagagaaaggaacATCAAGACCGGACGGATCCACTCGCCGTGACCAAAACAAGCAATCAATCATGGAAAAACAG GTAACGTTAGAGGAGCAAATGATTTGCGGGGCGTTGCAGACCTTGAACGAAGAAGCTTGCGAGGATGTGTTAGACGTGCCGTCGCCCGCGGTGGCACCGGCAACAGACTCACTTTCTTCAG GACCCGTTGCCTCCTCGATTCAAGACACGGAGTACGTGCTGCTTCAAGCGAGCCCGCTGTTCCATTGGATGCCGATTAACGATGAGCCGGGGGGCAGCTCGGACGAAAGCTCGCACGACTCCACCGTGTTTCTTCAACGTACGAATTCTCAACGTAGCATCACGTCTCAACGTAGCACGAAATCCGCCTGCTCGCACAAGCCTCTGAAGAGAACCGGCAGCAATACCAGCACCAGGCCGTCCTCATTGTTCGTCTCTCCACCGCCGTCGCCGAAACCCGCGTCTAGGTCCAAATCGACCGACGACAGATACATGGGAAACAACATACCTCTGAAGACTACGCCGTTGGCGTCATCGGCGTCCAAGAAGAGGCGTTCGATCTCAACGCTGAGCGATGAGGTGGTCATACCGGTTCCGGTGCCCACCTCCAGCCTGGAGAAGCTGTCAAAGCTGAAGGACCGCCTGATCGGCACGACGCCGATGGGATCCGCGGCACCCGGCGGCGAGAGCGACGACGAGTCCACGCCGCTGGTGTCCGAGCTGTCCACACCGACGCATTCCCAGTCGGACAGCGTGTTCAGACACGACTGTAGCGCGGAGACCAGTAGCTCGCCGTCGTCCAACAGGAGTCTGCCTCGAGACGGGGAACGCAGCGTAGATTTAGATTATTCCGACACCGTGAGCCTCGTAGTACGGGAGTCCTCGTACATCAAACCGCCGTCCCGGCAAGACGGCGTGGATTGGGACAATCCCGAAACACCTGTCTGA
- the Arms gene encoding kinase D-interacting substrate of 220 kDa isoform X6 — translation MVSLCYRSLASYITDDNLAGLQSFLENKRVQVDDRDENGSTALILAATKGKIHFVRELINHGADVNAEDADNWTALLCAAKEGHAEICLELLEHGADLEHRDMGGWTALMWATYKGRSATVTMLLSRGADVNAHGNFHISSLLWAAGRGYTDIVKDLIAHGAKVNVGDKYGTTALVWASRKGNVEIVDILLKAGANVDTAGMYSWTALLVATLGNHVEVVLLLLEHKPNVNALDKDGCTALAIACREGHHEIASALLNAGAYVNIQDRAGDTNLIHAVKGGHRGVVESLLKKYADVDIAGKDKKTATYIAVEKGNIPILKLLLNANPDLEIATKDGDTPLLRAVRSRNAEIVQLLLDKKAKVSAMDKKGDTVLHVAMRARSKAIVEILLRNPKNSQLLYRPNRQGETPYNIDVNHPKTILGQIFGARRLNTNEDNENMLGYDLYSSALADILSEPSLSTPITVGLYAKWGSGKSFLLNKLREEMKNFARQWIDPVFQFSSLLFLVVAHISLLVGITIGLLLQSWIIGLSCGISLLVIVYIFLILVWYANKRYDWYWSYNLTMALTTKLNALKLLLQVIFCHPPGGQCHDGIAVQPIKFYFTDQTRVGTTAAGENAVVQMVGSLYDSVENDFGSLSTRLYRAFRPKPDKSTTTWKWRRLCCLPYIVIFEFCFCSLLVGVSVLTVYLIDISSDKPTIERVTAHIIMITIALILAIGIIANLYTWSRTLQALVFSQRRHLQRSISKLETLKSEGFIQTLRSEVSLMTEMVKCLDSFMAQQSRLVIIVDGLDSCEQDKVLLVLDAIQALFSDNGYPFVVILAIDPHIIAKAVEVNSRRLFSESNIGGHDYLRNMVHLPFYLQNSGLRKVKVAQQTAQYYKKTAWTEAEESVTYTATSTMHHSVSNRRLSTESAIMNSNEKLKPQTRKGSRKLRLSESIASSIGSNLNRLGGAQDLNKMLLTDDYFSDVNPRSMRRLMNVVYVTGRLLKAFQVDFNWYHLASWINITEQWPFRTSWLILHYDMYEESLDDNMSLKSLYDKVRPQIPVLKEVQPLLEMDRDERKLDVFLTFHRSSLHVSDMKIFLPFTINLDPYIKKKIKEEQQSVEEDASLLYKQNNVWHGAPIDQWHPQRAVNRHMKLTKQPSLGSVPPTPSWGYQPSFEWQVPPAWMHMPPMEPAPKPLSATTALPSEILETKLSSLPVSGICDLIDKIESLNPAQAPVYKQVIKDNNINGRVLLHCDLQELKKVFKMAFGDWELFRMVIASLREMELSSFTYEEGPRSVRFTVGAEQLLRKDHPLQNNSIRVPTHVEKEKGTSRPDGSTRRDQNKQSIMEKQVTLEEQMICGALQTLNEEACEDVLDVPSPAVAPATDSLSSGPVASSIQDTEYVLLQASPLFHWMPINDEPGGSSDESSHDSTVFLQRTNSQRSITSQRSTKSACSHKPLKRTGSNTSTRPSSLFVSPPPSPKPASRSKSTDDRYMGNNIPLKTTPLASSASKKRRSISTLSDEVVIPVPVPTSSLEKLSKLKDRLIGTTPMGSAAPGGESDDESTPLVSELSTPTHSQSDSVFRHDCSAETSSSPSSNRSLPRDGERSVDLDYSDTVSLVVRESSYIKPPSRQDGVDWDNPETPV, via the exons ATGGTATCGCTTTGTTACCGATCGCTTGCGAGCTACATCACAGATGATAATCTCGCCGGACTGCAGAGTTTTCTCGAAAACAAGCGAGTGCAGGTCGACGATAGAGATGAG AATGGTAGCACCGCCCTCATTCTCGCAGCAACTAAGGGAAAAATACACTTCGTCCGAGAACTCATCAATCATGGAGCGGACGTCAATGCTGAAGACGCG GATAACTGGACGGCGTTATTGTGCGCGGCGAAGGAGGGCCACGCCGAGATCTGTCTCGAGCTGTTGGAGCACGGCGCCGATCTGGAGCACCGAGACATG GGTGGCTGGACGGCGCTTATGTGGGCGACGTACAAGGGCAGGTCGGCAACGGTGACGATGCTGCTGTCGCGCGGGGCTGACGTCAACGCGCATGgaaattttcacatttccTCATTATTATGGGCCGCTGGCAGGGGTTATACTGATATAGTGAAAGATCTCATTGCTCACGGGGCGAAGGTCAATGTCGGCGACAAG TACGGCACTACGGCGCTTGTGTGGGCATCGCGCAAGGGAAACGTAGAAATTGTTGATATCCTTCTGAAGGCCGGAGCCAACGTTGACACGGCAGGCATG TACTCGTGGACCGCTCTGCTTGTGGCAACACTCGGCAATCACGTAGAAGTGGTGCTATTACTATTAGAACACAAGCCCAACGTGAACGCTCTAGACAAGGACGGTTGCACTGCCCTAGCGATAGCCTGCCGAGAAGGTCATCACGAAATAGCGAGCGCCCTTTTAAATGCCGGTGCTTACGTTAACATTCAGGATCGCGCCGGCGACACGAACCTGATCCACGCCGTTAAAGGCGGCCATCGGGGCGTGGTAGAATCATTACTAAAGAAATACGCTGACGTCGATATTGCCGGCAAG GATAAAAAAACCGCAACTTACATAGCAGTAGAGAAAGGCAATATACCGATACTCAAATTATTACTAAACGCTAACCCAGACCTGGAGATTGCCACGAAAGACGGCGACACGCCTTTATTACGGGCGGTGAGGTCGCGTAACGCCGAAATCGTGCAATTGCTTTTAGACAAGAAAGCCAAGGTCTCGGCTATGGACAAGAAGGGCGACACTGTACTGCACGTAGCGATGCGCGCGCGATCGAAAGCGATCGTCGAGATCCTACTGCGGAATCCAAAGAATAGCCAGTTATTGTACCGTCCGAACAGACAAGGCGAGACCCCGTACAACATCGACGTGAATCACCCCAAGACGATTCTTGGACAGATATTCGGCGCTC GGCGTTTAAATACTAATGAGGACAATGAGAACATGCTTGGTTACGATTTGTATAGCAGTGCGCTGGCGGATATCCTCAGTGAACCCTCGCTTTCCACTCCAATTACTGTCGGCCTTTACGCAAAGTGGGGTTCCGGGAAATCATTCCTACTGAACAAACTGAGAG AGGAAATGAAGAACTTTGCACGACAATGGATCGATCCAGTATTTCAATTCTCTTCCTTGCTCTTTCTAGTAGTAGCACACATATCCTTATTGGTGGGCATCACAATAGGTCTCTTATTACAGTCGTGGATCATCGGTCTCTCGTGTGGGATAAGTCTATTAGttattgtttacatttttctgataCTCGTTTGGTACGCCAACAAGAG GTACGATTGGTACTGGTCGTACAATCTAACAATGGCGCTCACCACCAAGCTAAACGCGTTGAAATTACTGCTGCAAGTGATCTTCTGCCACCCACCGGGCGGTCAGTGTCACGACGGCATAGCGGTGCAGCCGATCAAGTTTTACTTCACCGATCAAACTCGCGTGGGCACGACGGCTGCTGGCGAGAACGCGGTTGTACAGATGGTCGGCTCGCTGTACGACTCCGTTGAGAATGACTTCGGTTCCTTGTCCACCAGACTGTACAGAGCATTTAGACCGAAACCGGATAAGTCGACTACAACGTGGAAGTGGAGGCGCCTGTGCTGCTTGCCGTATATAGTCATCTTCGAGTTCTGCTTCTGCAGCTTGCTCGTCGGTGTCTCTGTACTCACTGTGTACCTCATAGATATTTCGAGCGATAA aCCCACGATAGAACGAGTCACCGCTCACATTATTATGATAACAATTGCCTTGATCTTGGCCATCGGTATAATAGCGAATCTATACACGTGGAGCAGAACGCTGCAGGCGTTAGTTTTTTCGCAGAGGAGACACCTTCAGCGCAGTATCTCGAAATTGGAGACCCTAAAGAGCGAAGGATTTATTCAGACTCTGCGAAGTGAAGTCAGTCTGATGACGGAGATG GTCAAGTGTTTAGATAGTTTCATGGCTCAACAAAGTAGACTAGTCATAATAGTGGACGGTTTGGACAGTTGCGAGCAGGACAAAGTTCTGCTGGTTTTGGACGCCATACAGGCCTTATTTAGCGATAACGGGTATCCCTTTGTCGTAATACTAGCGATTGACCCACACATTATAGCTAAG GCGGTAGAAGTAAATAGCAGACGACTATTCTCGGAATCCAATATCGGCGGTCACGATTACTTGCGTAACATGGTGCATCTGCCGTTCTACTTGCAAAACAGCGGCTTACGTAAAGTCAAGGTCGCGCAACAGACTGCTCAATACTACAAGAAGACGGCGTGGACGGAGGCCGAAGAGAGCGTCACTTACACCGCGACCAGCACCATGCATCACTCGGTATCCAACAGGAGACTCAGCACGGAATCGGCCATAATGAACAGCAACGAGAAGCTGAAACCTCAAACCAGAAAGGGCAGCAGAAAGCTGCGATTGAGCGAGTCGATCGCCAGCAGTATCGGCAGCAACTTGAATCGGCTGGGCGGCGCGCAAGATCTCAATAAGATGCTGCTCACCGACGATTACTTCAGCGACGTGAATCCCCGCAGTATGAGAAGATTGATGAACGTCGTTTACGTCACTG gaCGATTACTCAAAGCATTCCAAGTTGACTTCAACTGGTATCATCTGGCTAGTTGGATCAATATTACCGAGCAATGGCCTTTTAGGACATCCTGGCTCATTCTTCACTACGATATGTATGAAGAAAGTCTAGACGACAATATGTCGCTGAAGAGCCTTTACGATAA agtGCGACCACAAATTCCGGTGTTGAAAGAAGTGCAACCGCTTCTCGAAATGGATCGGGATGAGCGCAAGTTGGATGTCTTTCTCACTTTTCACCGGTCCAGTTTGCACGTCAGCGACATGAAGATATTCTTGCCGTTCACCATCAATCTGGATCCGTACATCAAGAAGAAGATAAAGGAGGAGCAGCAAAGCGTAGAGGAAGACGCGAGTCTGCTCTACAAACAAAACAATGTCTGGCACGGTGCTCCGATCGATCAATGGCACCCGCAAAGAGCCGTTAACCGACACATGAAACTTACTAAGCAACCGAGTTTGGGATCCGTGCCGCCAACGCCGTCGTGGGGTTACCAGCCGAGCTTCGAATGGCAGGTTCCGCCAGCTTGGATGCATATGCCTCCTATGGAACCGGCGCCGAAACCGCTCTCCGCAACAACCGCATTACCG TCCGAAATTCTGGAAACAAAACTCTCATCTCTACCGGTGAGCGGCATCTGCGATTTGATCGACAAGATCGAAAGTCTGAATCCGGCCCAGGCACCGGTGTACAAGCAAGTCATCAAAGACAACAACATTAACGGGCGAGTTTTGTTGCATTGCGATCTGCAAGAACTGAAAAAA gtaTTTAAGATGGCCTTTGGGGATTGGGAATTATTCCGTATGGTAATTGCATCGCTTCGAGAAATGGAACTTTCATCTTTTACGTATGAGGAGGGTCCCCGAAGCGTCCGGTTCACCGTAGGAGCTGAGCAACTTTTGCGTAAAG ATCACcctttacaaaataattcaatacgCGTGCCTACTCACgtggagaaagagaaaggaacATCAAGACCGGACGGATCCACTCGCCGTGACCAAAACAAGCAATCAATCATGGAAAAACAG GTAACGTTAGAGGAGCAAATGATTTGCGGGGCGTTGCAGACCTTGAACGAAGAAGCTTGCGAGGATGTGTTAGACGTGCCGTCGCCCGCGGTGGCACCGGCAACAGACTCACTTTCTTCAG GACCCGTTGCCTCCTCGATTCAAGACACGGAGTACGTGCTGCTTCAAGCGAGCCCGCTGTTCCATTGGATGCCGATTAACGATGAGCCGGGGGGCAGCTCGGACGAAAGCTCGCACGACTCCACCGTGTTTCTTCAACGTACGAATTCTCAACGTAGCATCACGTCTCAACGTAGCACGAAATCCGCCTGCTCGCACAAGCCTCTGAAGAGAACCGGCAGCAATACCAGCACCAGGCCGTCCTCATTGTTCGTCTCTCCACCGCCGTCGCCGAAACCCGCGTCTAGGTCCAAATCGACCGACGACAGATACATGGGAAACAACATACCTCTGAAGACTACGCCGTTGGCGTCATCGGCGTCCAAGAAGAGGCGTTCGATCTCAACGCTGAGCGATGAGGTGGTCATACCGGTTCCGGTGCCCACCTCCAGCCTGGAGAAGCTGTCAAAGCTGAAGGACCGCCTGATCGGCACGACGCCGATGGGATCCGCGGCACCCGGCGGCGAGAGCGACGACGAGTCCACGCCGCTGGTGTCCGAGCTGTCCACACCGACGCATTCCCAGTCGGACAGCGTGTTCAGACACGACTGTAGCGCGGAGACCAGTAGCTCGCCGTCGTCCAACAGGAGTCTGCCTCGAGACGGGGAACGCAGCGTAGATTTAGATTATTCCGACACCGTGAGCCTCGTAGTACGGGAGTCCTCGTACATCAAACCGCCGTCCCGGCAAGACGGCGTGGATTGGGACAATCCCGAAACACCTGTCTGA